Proteins found in one Triticum aestivum cultivar Chinese Spring chromosome 4D, IWGSC CS RefSeq v2.1, whole genome shotgun sequence genomic segment:
- the LOC123097471 gene encoding sanguinarine reductase, translated as MATAHLSPALAVSSSRHPTSKHGQPPVFAQPGGTAVLRSCSLPLSSRLAASGRGGWRFAAAVEPRTAQQEKAEASSRLVLVVGGTGGVGQLLVASLLSRKIKTRLLLRNPEKAASLFGKQDESVLQVYEADTRNADGLNPEMFEGVTHVICTTGTTAFPSKRWDGDNTPERVDWDGVRNFVSAMPQTVKRLVLVSSIGVTKYNEIPWSIMNLFGVLKYKKMAEDFVRNSGIPFTIIRPGRLTDGPYTSYDLNTLVKATAGERRAVEIGQGDKLVGEASRLVVAEACIQALDIESTQGKIYEISSVKGEGPGSDQEKWKQLFAAAESN; from the exons ATGGCGACGGCTCACCTCAGCCCGGCGCTCGCGGTCTCATCGTCGCGCCACCCAACCTCCAAACACGGCCAGCCGCCCGTCTTCGCGCAGCCAGGCGGCACAGCGGTGCTGCGGTCTTGCTCGCTTCCCTTGTCCTCGAGACTCGCCGCATCGGGTCGAGGTGGGTGGCGGTTCGCGGCGGCAGTGGAGCCCAGGACCGCGCAGCAGGAAAAGGCCGAGGCCTCCTCGAGGCTGGTCCTCGTCGTCGGCGGAACCGGCGGCGTAG GTCAGTTGCTGGTAGCATCTTTGCTGAGCAGGAAAATTAAGACAAGGCTGCTCCTAAGAAACCCTGAAAAGGCAGCGTCCTTATTTGGCAAGCAGGATGAGAGTGTTTTGCAG GTTTATGAAGCGGACACGAGAAATGCTGACGGTTTGAATCCAGAAATGTTTGAG GGAGTTACACATGTGATCTGTACTACTGGGACTACAGCATTTCCATCAAAACGCTGGGATGGGGATAACACTCCTGAACGTGTCG ATTGGGATGGCGTCCGAAATTTTGTGAGTGCCATGCCACAGACGGTCAAGAGACTGGTTTTGGTGTCATCGATTGGTGTTACAAAATATAATGAAATACCATGGAG TATCATGAACCTCTTTGGTGTGCTTAAATACAAGAAGATGGCAGAGGACTTTGTCCGCAATTCAGGCATACCTTTCACGATCATCAG GCCGGGGAGATTAACAGATGGGCCCTACACTTCGTATGACCTGAACACACTTGTTAAGGCTACAGCTGGAGAAAGACGAGCAGTTGAGATAGGCCAAG GTGACAAGCTTGTGGGAGAAGCGAGCAGATTGGTGGTGGCAGAAGCATGTATCCAAGCTTTAGATATTGAATCTACCCAAGGAAAAATATACGAGATTAGTTCGGTGAAG GGCGAAGGACCTGGGAGCGACCAGGAGAAATGGAAGCAACTATTTGCAGCTGCTGAATCGAACTAG